Part of the Vitis vinifera cultivar Pinot Noir 40024 chromosome 13, ASM3070453v1 genome is shown below.
ATGAATGGTTTACGTTTAACTGGACGGTGTACCCAGCTTAGCAGCCAGTAATAGGAATACAACTTCTGGACTCGTTTAAGTATTTGTCCTGCTGCTTAGGTAATTAAAATGATTGCTTCTACTTGTTATGTTTCTTAATTCTTGGCAAAATTACAGGCAAAGAGTTTGACACATATGCAAAAGTTGTTGTGAATGCTGCTGGGCCATTTTGTGACTCTGTCAGGAAAATGGCTGACAAAGAATCACAGCCAATGATCTGTCCTAGCAGTGGTGTACATATTGTTCTCCCTGATTACTATTCGCCTGAGGGAATGGGTCTCATTGTCCCCAAAACTAAGGATGGACGTGTAGTATTCATGTTACCATGGTTGGGAAGAACAGTTGCAGGCACTACTGATTCCAACACTAGCATCACAATGCTTCCAGAACCGCATGAGGATGAGATCCAATTTATACTCGATGCTATCAGTGATTACCTTAATGTTAAGGTTGGTTGATTTCTCTAACTAAATCTCTTGATTTTTATTACATGCTTTATCTTACTTTAGGAACTATATGCTACTGTATCATCAAGATTTTTGGAATTGCTCCACAATTTCATTTTGGATACCTTTTCTTGTGGTTGAACTCATATTTGAAGTCAAATTAGCTCATACTTCTGTTTCTGTCCATGAAGAGTGGTTTTGCTGCCTTATGGTTGAACTTCAACCCTGTAAATTTTTCTAGTCATTTCAGTTTGATTTTGTTTGTTGTGAACTTCTTTGCATTAGTATTTATGCTGCTGTAACctttaatgtaatatttttctCCTACTCCAACATACTCACTCTTATCCTAGTCATCGTATGTATTCATGTGATGTGATTGTGTGTGTGGTTATTTCATTCATAGCTCAAATTTTGATCCAAGCAGCACTGTGAATTGtgtcatcaagaatatttaAGGTTGTCTTTTTTACATCCATAATCAGTAGACCAGCAGCCTCTATGAACTAGGAAATAACTAGTGATCCTCCAATATTTTTTCTGGAGGTTAATGTCATAATGCCTAAACTAGTAGACCAGTttccttccttcctttcttttaaTGTTGTTTAGAATCACCGTGTCTATGTTAGGTAGTCTTCTGTATGAATATAGACCTTTTTACTTTGATAGTTATATTCACCAGCATTTGGAAGTATTTAATGTTAGTAACTCAGTCTAggtgtctttttcttttcttttccttctcttatCCAGTCTGCTTGTGGAGTCTAAAGTATGCCGGGACAATTTAGGTACGGCGCACAGATGTTCTCTCTGCTTGGAGTGGCATTCGTCCACTGGCCGTGGATCCAAAGGCGAAAAGCACTGAGAGCATTTCCCGAGATCATGTTGTATGTGAAGATCATCCTGGGTTAGTCACAATCACAGGTGGAAAATGGACCACTTATCGGAGGTAAATTTTATCTTAGATGACCTGGAAATTGTCTATCAAACCATTTAGTAGATTTCATTCATTGTCAGGTGGAATAAGTTATCCAGCTAGGGAATTTTCCTCTTGGATGTTCTGAGGGTTTTAGCGCGCTCAATTAATGTGATTTAATAagcttatattatatttttgaatCAACTTACATCTTAGGCTTCTGTAATCTATCAATCTATCCTCATTATGCTTGTTTTACATGCATGAGCATGTACTTACGAGAACCAGTTTCAGCATGGCAGAAGATGCAGTTGATGCAGCTATAAAGTCTGGAAAGCTGAGTCCGACCAATGAATGCTTGACAAATAACTTACACCTTTCTGGAAGTGAAGATTGGGATCCTGCTTCTTTTACAGTGCTTGCCCAACAATATGTGCGTATGAAGAGGAGCCACAGTGGTAAAGTTGTCCCAGGAGTAATGGACACTGCTGCAGCAAAGCATTTGTCTCATGCATATGGTACTATGGCTGATCGAGTGGCTGCTATAGCTCAGGTCTGTACATACACCGTGCTTGATTATGTAGTTGTGGCAATAACAagatttctttcatttttttgaaacctcgtttctttatttctttcaaaatgAAGTTTTACTCTTATGCCTGTGACACAGTTTTGAAGGTGGATATTTTGTATATTGCACTAGctttattccttttttattttaatcttgaTCCTTTACAGCCTTATAATTTCTTAATTcattttgaacataaatttTCCTTTAGCTTGTGTCAAGTGCAAACCACCAGTATGTTCTGGGAACCATTCATTTAATCATGTTGGCTTGAATACATGGTATTCCAATTTAATCACGTTATCTACTAGTAATTCTTGCTCATTCTAAATACAAATTGTGAAAGTGAATATGTGAATTCAACTAATTGGATGGTTCTGATTGTAACATATTGAGTTCATTTTCTCTACACTCAGGATGAACATCTAGGGAAGCGGCTTGCCCATGGATACCCTTTTCTAGAGGCTGAAGTGGCATACTGTGCCCGTAATGAGTACTGTGAATCTGCTGTAGATTTCATTGCTAGGAGATCACGGCTTGCTTTTCTTGACACTGATGCAGCAAGCAGGGCTCTGCCACGCATAATTGGGATACTAGCAACGGAACACAATTGGGA
Proteins encoded:
- the LOC100266754 gene encoding glycerol-3-phosphate dehydrogenase SDP6, mitochondrial; translated protein: MATTSTRLRRLGTVAAAVALSAGVTLRDPPISSSDRGGPSLDAVRRKIADSNGVVPSRAVQESALIGSSAVNPLDILVVGGGATGCGVALDAATRGLRVGLVEREDFSSGTSSRSTKLLHGGVRYLEKAVFNLDYGQLKLVFHALEERKQVIENAPHLCQALPCMTPCFDWFEVVYYWMGLKLYDLVAGSRLLHLSRYYSAQESVELFPTLARNGKDRSLRGTVVYYDGQMNDSRLNVALACTAALAGAAVLNHAEVVSLLMDEVSNQIIGARIRDNLSGKEFDTYAKVVVNAAGPFCDSVRKMADKESQPMICPSSGVHIVLPDYYSPEGMGLIVPKTKDGRVVFMLPWLGRTVAGTTDSNTSITMLPEPHEDEIQFILDAISDYLNVKVRRTDVLSAWSGIRPLAVDPKAKSTESISRDHVVCEDHPGLVTITGGKWTTYRSMAEDAVDAAIKSGKLSPTNECLTNNLHLSGSEDWDPASFTVLAQQYVRMKRSHSGKVVPGVMDTAAAKHLSHAYGTMADRVAAIAQDEHLGKRLAHGYPFLEAEVAYCARNEYCESAVDFIARRSRLAFLDTDAASRALPRIIGILATEHNWDRTRKKKELQKAKEFLETFKSSRNAQFYDGKHK